One part of the [Synechococcus] sp. NIES-970 genome encodes these proteins:
- a CDS encoding putative aminotransferase — protein MSVDWITRADRLSALPPYVFARLDELKARAREQGIDLIDLGMGNPDGFAPREAIDAAIAAFETAQFHGYPPFEGTASFRNAIATWYNRRYGVELNPDSEALPLLGSKEGLAHLALAYINPGDTVLVPSPAYPAHFRGPLIAGANIHEIILKPEQDWVIDLSTIPEDVAKKAKILYFNYPSNPTTATAPRSFFEEVVEWAHKYQVMLVHDLCYAELSFDGYKPTSLLEIPGGNEIGVEFHTLSKTYNMAGWRVGFVVGNADIIQGLRTLKTNLDYGIFSAIQKAAEAALGLPDSYIQGVQERYRERRDALIEALGEIGWNIKPSKATMYLWVPCPPSMNSTDFALYVLRTTGVVVTPGSAFGAGGEGYVRMSLIAPVDRLRYAIGLWKKAGIHFDMPAPDNH, from the coding sequence ATGAGTGTAGATTGGATTACGAGAGCAGATCGTCTCAGTGCTTTACCGCCCTATGTGTTCGCCCGGTTAGATGAGCTCAAAGCCAGAGCGCGGGAACAGGGCATCGATTTAATTGATTTGGGCATGGGGAATCCAGACGGGTTCGCCCCCAGAGAAGCCATTGATGCGGCGATCGCCGCCTTTGAGACGGCCCAATTTCATGGTTATCCGCCCTTTGAGGGGACTGCCAGCTTTCGGAATGCGATCGCCACTTGGTACAACCGCCGCTACGGGGTTGAATTGAATCCCGACAGTGAAGCCCTACCACTCCTCGGCTCGAAAGAAGGTCTCGCCCACCTCGCCCTCGCCTACATCAATCCGGGAGATACGGTGCTGGTACCGAGTCCTGCCTATCCGGCCCATTTTCGCGGCCCCCTCATCGCCGGCGCAAATATCCACGAAATTATCCTCAAACCGGAACAGGATTGGGTGATTGACCTCAGCACCATCCCAGAGGATGTGGCAAAAAAGGCAAAAATTCTCTATTTCAACTACCCTAGCAACCCTACCACCGCCACCGCGCCTCGGTCTTTCTTTGAGGAAGTGGTGGAATGGGCACATAAATATCAGGTGATGCTCGTCCATGACCTGTGCTATGCCGAGCTTTCTTTTGATGGTTACAAGCCCACCAGTTTGCTCGAAATTCCTGGGGGCAACGAAATCGGCGTGGAATTTCATACCCTCTCGAAAACCTACAACATGGCCGGCTGGCGCGTTGGTTTCGTCGTCGGCAATGCGGACATTATTCAGGGTCTGCGCACCCTCAAAACCAATCTAGACTACGGCATTTTCTCAGCGATCCAGAAGGCCGCCGAAGCAGCCCTCGGTTTGCCCGACAGTTATATCCAAGGGGTCCAGGAACGCTACCGAGAACGGCGTGATGCGCTGATCGAAGCTCTCGGGGAAATTGGCTGGAATATTAAACCGTCTAAAGCGACGATGTATCTCTGGGTTCCCTGTCCGCCGAGCATGAACTCCACGGATTTTGCCCTCTATGTATTGCGAACCACCGGAGTTGTTGTTACCCCAGGTAGTGCCTTTGGAGCTGGTGGGGAAGGCTATGTGCGGATGAGTTTGATCGCCCCAGTTGATCGGCTCCGTTATGCGATCGGCCTCTGGAAAAAAGCAGGTATTCACTTTGATATGCCTGCCCCAGATAATCACTAG
- a CDS encoding ABC transporter family protein — translation MKPSPRSSYFHLLPYLQFQRLTIAQALLCTIGFTIFWPILAILAGDIANDIGAGNIQGILKLAGQGAIIFLIRGAVQYGQDTLMAKAALHIALRLRTEVYRHLHRLSLNYFEGAKTGDLSYRLTEDVDRVGEVINKIFQQFVPSILQLIVVLGYMFYVNWQLTMAALIIGPLMAILIGSFGEKLLDFSRRSQTRTSNLSSLLTEVFNGIRLVQAFAAEEYELQRFTEEAEQNRRAKFRTAQIKALQFVVVGFLEAMAIIFLFFLGGWQIAQGNLTAAEFVSYVAAVALLIDPIQITTSNFNEFKEGEASVDRVFELMAVQPTVIEAADAQILPAVTGKVDYQNVSFAYEADKPVLKNINLTVQPGEMIALVGSSGAGKTTLVNLLPRFYNPVAGKILIDGVDTSTVTLKSLRQQIGIVPQETVLFSGTIAQNIAFGQTDIDFEAVEKAAKIANAHQFISEFSQGYHTYVGERGVNLSGGQRQRLAIARAVLLNPRILILDEATSALDAESEALVQEALERIMKDRTVFVIAHRLATVRSSDRILVLDQGEIIESGSHEELIALQGRYAQFHAQQFA, via the coding sequence TTGAAACCCTCCCCCCGCTCTAGCTATTTCCATCTGCTGCCCTACCTCCAGTTCCAGCGGTTGACGATCGCCCAAGCCCTCCTCTGCACCATTGGCTTTACGATTTTTTGGCCAATCCTCGCCATTCTTGCCGGGGACATTGCCAATGACATTGGTGCGGGCAATATCCAAGGCATTTTGAAATTAGCCGGTCAAGGGGCCATTATCTTCCTGATTCGCGGTGCGGTGCAATATGGCCAAGACACCCTCATGGCCAAAGCAGCATTACATATCGCCCTGCGCCTGCGCACCGAAGTTTATCGCCACCTCCATCGCCTCAGTTTGAACTACTTTGAGGGGGCCAAAACGGGGGATTTGTCCTATCGCCTCACAGAAGATGTAGACCGGGTCGGGGAAGTCATAAACAAGATTTTCCAGCAGTTTGTCCCTAGCATTCTCCAATTGATCGTCGTGCTGGGATATATGTTTTATGTCAACTGGCAGCTCACCATGGCAGCACTGATCATTGGCCCCTTGATGGCCATCTTGATCGGTTCCTTTGGGGAAAAGCTCTTAGATTTTTCCCGCCGCAGCCAGACTCGCACCTCTAATCTTTCTTCGCTGTTGACGGAAGTATTTAATGGAATTCGCCTTGTGCAAGCCTTTGCCGCCGAAGAATATGAACTGCAACGCTTCACCGAAGAAGCCGAACAGAACCGCCGTGCCAAGTTTCGCACCGCCCAGATCAAAGCTCTGCAATTTGTGGTGGTAGGCTTCCTGGAGGCGATGGCGATTATCTTTCTCTTTTTCTTGGGGGGCTGGCAGATTGCCCAAGGGAATCTAACAGCGGCAGAGTTTGTCAGCTATGTGGCGGCGGTGGCCCTACTGATTGACCCCATTCAAATTACCACCAGTAATTTCAACGAATTTAAAGAAGGGGAAGCGTCCGTTGACCGGGTATTTGAACTGATGGCGGTGCAACCAACGGTTATTGAAGCCGCCGATGCTCAGATCTTGCCTGCCGTCACGGGGAAAGTGGACTATCAAAATGTTTCCTTTGCCTATGAAGCAGATAAACCCGTTCTCAAAAATATCAATCTAACGGTGCAACCGGGGGAAATGATTGCCCTGGTGGGTTCGTCGGGGGCGGGAAAAACAACCCTGGTGAATCTCTTGCCCCGTTTTTACAATCCGGTGGCGGGCAAAATCCTCATCGATGGTGTTGATACCAGTACCGTCACGCTCAAAAGTCTGCGCCAACAGATCGGCATTGTCCCCCAGGAAACGGTGCTGTTTTCCGGGACGATCGCCCAAAATATTGCCTTCGGTCAAACGGATATTGACTTTGAAGCGGTGGAGAAGGCGGCGAAAATTGCCAATGCCCACCAGTTCATCTCGGAATTTTCCCAGGGCTATCACACCTATGTGGGAGAGCGGGGGGTGAACCTGTCTGGGGGCCAACGGCAACGGTTGGCGATCGCCCGGGCGGTGTTGCTCAATCCGCGTATTTTGATCCTCGATGAAGCGACCTCCGCCCTCGATGCCGAATCCGAAGCCCTGGTGCAGGAAGCCTTGGAGCGGATTATGAAAGACCGCACCGTATTTGTGATTGCCCACCGTCTCGCCACCGTCCGCAGCAGCGATCGCATTCTGGTTTTGGATCAAGGGGAAATTATCGAATCCGGCAGCCATGAGGAGTTGATCGCCCTCCAGGGCCGCTATGCCCAATTCCACGCCCAGCAGTTTGCTTAA
- a CDS encoding putative aluminum resistance protein, which produces MIWAVVPWLAMIGSLYFFLLIFAMNAAEIVRQAIASLVPTFQEIDQQTKENLRQVLHAFQKYRVGVHHFSSVSGYGHGDLGRDTLDQVYAEVMGAEAALVRVQFVSGTHAIAAALYGVLRPGDEMLAVAGAPYDTLEEVIGLREAGQGSLAEFGVRYRQLELTPTGEIDWDALKATIRPETRLALIQRSCGYSWRKSLSTADIQRIVDIVKAQNPNTICFVDNCYGEFIETQEPTAVGADLMAGSLIKNPGGTIVTGGGYLAGKAELVEQAACRLTAPGIGSHGGPTYDQNRLLYQGLFLAPQMVAEAMKCTHLVATVFAELGYEVQPKPLERRQDVIQAIKLGSPEKLQAFCRAWQKFSPIGSYLDPVPAPMPGYESELVMAGGTFIDGSTSELSADGPLREPYLVFCQGGTHYTHAAIALEAVLETFATL; this is translated from the coding sequence ATGATATGGGCGGTGGTTCCATGGCTTGCTATGATCGGCTCGCTCTATTTTTTTCTGCTCATTTTCGCTATGAATGCCGCTGAAATTGTCCGTCAGGCGATCGCCTCCCTTGTCCCCACCTTCCAGGAAATTGATCAACAAACCAAAGAAAATTTACGCCAGGTGTTGCATGCTTTTCAGAAATATCGGGTCGGGGTGCACCATTTCAGTAGTGTCAGCGGCTATGGCCACGGGGATTTAGGGCGAGATACCCTCGACCAGGTTTACGCCGAGGTGATGGGGGCAGAGGCCGCCCTGGTGCGGGTGCAATTTGTTTCAGGAACCCATGCGATCGCCGCCGCCTTGTATGGGGTATTGCGCCCTGGGGATGAAATGTTAGCAGTGGCCGGAGCCCCCTACGATACCCTCGAAGAAGTAATTGGTTTACGGGAAGCGGGTCAAGGTTCCCTCGCCGAATTTGGGGTGCGCTATCGGCAACTGGAGTTAACACCCACCGGGGAAATTGACTGGGACGCCCTCAAAGCCACAATCCGTCCTGAAACCCGTTTAGCGCTGATCCAGCGTTCCTGTGGTTATTCCTGGCGCAAAAGCCTTTCTACAGCAGACATTCAACGCATTGTTGACATCGTCAAAGCCCAGAATCCCAACACCATCTGTTTTGTGGACAACTGCTATGGCGAATTTATCGAAACCCAAGAACCCACAGCCGTCGGCGCCGATTTGATGGCGGGCTCGTTGATCAAAAATCCCGGTGGCACCATTGTCACCGGGGGCGGCTATCTGGCAGGAAAAGCCGAGCTCGTCGAACAGGCTGCCTGTCGCCTCACTGCTCCGGGCATAGGTAGTCATGGTGGCCCCACCTATGACCAAAACCGCTTGCTCTATCAAGGTTTATTCCTGGCCCCCCAGATGGTGGCAGAGGCGATGAAGTGTACCCATCTGGTGGCGACAGTATTTGCAGAACTGGGCTATGAGGTGCAGCCCAAACCTTTAGAAAGGCGGCAGGATGTGATCCAGGCGATTAAGCTCGGCTCTCCCGAAAAATTGCAAGCCTTCTGTCGGGCTTGGCAAAAATTCTCTCCCATTGGCTCTTACCTCGACCCTGTGCCGGCCCCAATGCCCGGCTATGAAAGTGAACTGGTGATGGCCGGGGGGACTTTTATCGATGGCAGCACTTCGGAACTATCCGCGGATGGGCCACTACGGGAACCCTATCTGGTTTTCTGCCAGGGGGGGACCCATTACACCCACGCAGCGATCGCCCTCGAAGCGGTATTAGAAACCTTTGCCACCCTCTAA
- the pyrD gene encoding dihydroorotate dehydrogenase, with product MALLNFAKPGYSLVLAAFRDNPEQGHRQLINTLHWLERSPDLLWSRLAKKEMQAEFCVTDPRLHQTLWGLDFPNPVGLSAGCDKDAMAAGMWSRFGFGFAEMGAVTLHAQPGNPLPRLFRLPADQAALNRLGANNLGAAVMAKTLAESWQIEPRTIPIGINLCKSKVTPLEAAAADYQGSFAALQEVADYFVVNVSSPNTPGLRSLQGGEQIQPILEALQEANTKQQPIFIKISPDLDWEAIANLVKIAQDYQLSGIIATNTTTKRDGLKTKVLEKTGNPVAEEAGGISGAPVRQRSTEVIRFIYEQTQGSLPIIGVGGIFTADHAWEKITAGASLLQLYTGWIYEGPWIVPNILRGLLAKLEAHNLSHISEAIALDFKD from the coding sequence ATGGCATTACTGAACTTCGCAAAACCCGGTTATTCCCTTGTGCTCGCCGCCTTTCGGGATAACCCAGAACAGGGTCACCGCCAGCTCATCAACACTTTGCACTGGCTAGAGCGATCACCCGATCTGCTCTGGAGTCGTTTGGCAAAAAAAGAAATGCAGGCAGAATTTTGTGTCACCGATCCGCGCTTGCACCAAACCCTCTGGGGCTTAGATTTCCCGAATCCGGTGGGCCTCTCGGCGGGCTGCGATAAGGATGCCATGGCAGCGGGGATGTGGTCGCGCTTTGGCTTTGGTTTTGCAGAAATGGGAGCAGTAACTCTCCATGCCCAGCCCGGTAACCCTTTACCCCGCCTATTTCGTTTACCCGCAGACCAGGCAGCCCTCAACCGTCTGGGGGCAAATAACCTAGGGGCAGCGGTGATGGCAAAAACCCTGGCGGAAAGTTGGCAAATTGAACCCCGTACCATCCCCATTGGCATTAATTTGTGCAAGTCAAAAGTTACCCCCCTAGAAGCGGCAGCAGCGGACTATCAGGGGAGTTTTGCGGCGCTGCAGGAGGTGGCAGATTATTTTGTGGTGAATGTCAGCTCGCCGAATACGCCGGGTTTGCGATCGCTCCAGGGGGGTGAACAGATTCAACCGATCCTCGAAGCGCTCCAGGAGGCCAATACCAAGCAGCAGCCAATTTTTATCAAAATTTCTCCGGATCTCGACTGGGAGGCGATCGCCAACCTCGTTAAAATCGCCCAAGACTATCAACTCTCTGGGATTATCGCCACCAACACCACCACCAAACGGGACGGGCTAAAAACAAAAGTGCTCGAAAAAACCGGTAATCCCGTCGCCGAGGAAGCTGGAGGTATCAGTGGAGCGCCTGTCCGCCAGCGATCAACTGAAGTCATTCGTTTCATCTATGAGCAAACCCAGGGAAGTTTGCCCATTATCGGCGTGGGGGGGATTTTTACCGCCGACCATGCCTGGGAAAAAATCACAGCAGGGGCAAGCTTACTACAGCTTTACACCGGCTGGATCTACGAAGGCCCTTGGATTGTGCCGAATATCCTGCGGGGTTTACTGGCTAAATTAGAGGCCCATAACCTCAGTCATATTTCCGAGGCGATCGCCCTCGACTTCAAGGACTAA
- a CDS encoding putative zinc-binding oxidoreductase: protein MQAIAMAAAGTPDVLQLIEVPQPQITTPQQVLVKLQAAGVNPIDTKVRSRGTFYDDPLPAILGCDGAGVIEAIGSDVETFHVGDAVYFCDGGLGKAGTGNYAEYAVVDARFIAKKPDNLSFAAAAAAPLVLLTAWEALGDRARLQAGQTVLIHGGAGGVGHVAIQLAKLWGATVFTTVSTPDKAELARQYGADEVIFYRDQDVPEAIHNLTEGVGVDVAFDTIGGRIFWESVPAVKTYGDLVTILEPDFQLGNFQQARLKNLRISLELMLTPMLTGDVAAQMHQAEILRQCSELFEQGKLNIHLSQTLPLAEAKKAHQLIEQGSTTGKIAFTI, encoded by the coding sequence ATGCAGGCGATCGCCATGGCCGCAGCGGGAACGCCCGACGTTCTCCAACTGATTGAGGTGCCACAACCGCAGATCACGACCCCCCAGCAAGTCTTGGTAAAGCTCCAGGCGGCGGGGGTCAATCCTATTGATACAAAAGTCCGCAGTCGGGGCACGTTTTATGATGATCCTCTCCCGGCGATCCTCGGTTGTGATGGGGCCGGGGTGATTGAGGCGATCGGGAGTGACGTCGAAACTTTTCATGTTGGTGATGCGGTCTATTTCTGCGATGGCGGCCTCGGTAAAGCAGGCACTGGCAATTACGCCGAATATGCGGTGGTAGATGCCCGCTTTATTGCGAAAAAACCAGACAATTTATCCTTTGCAGCGGCGGCGGCAGCGCCCCTGGTGCTCCTGACGGCCTGGGAAGCATTGGGCGATCGCGCGCGGTTGCAAGCCGGCCAAACGGTGCTGATCCATGGCGGCGCTGGCGGGGTGGGTCACGTAGCGATTCAACTGGCCAAACTCTGGGGCGCGACGGTTTTTACCACGGTAAGTACCCCCGACAAAGCAGAATTAGCAAGGCAGTACGGTGCCGATGAGGTGATTTTTTACCGCGATCAAGATGTCCCAGAAGCGATCCATAATCTGACAGAGGGGGTTGGCGTGGACGTGGCCTTTGATACCATCGGTGGCCGGATCTTTTGGGAGAGTGTGCCAGCGGTGAAAACCTATGGGGATTTAGTCACGATCCTCGAACCGGATTTTCAGCTTGGGAATTTTCAGCAAGCTAGGTTAAAGAATCTCCGGATTAGCCTAGAGCTGATGCTCACTCCTATGCTCACTGGGGATGTGGCAGCCCAAATGCACCAGGCGGAGATTCTCCGACAATGTAGCGAACTATTTGAACAAGGAAAACTCAACATTCATCTCAGTCAAACCTTGCCTTTAGCCGAAGCTAAAAAAGCGCATCAACTCATCGAGCAGGGTTCCACCACTGGCAAAATCGCCTTCACAATTTGA
- a CDS encoding hypothetical protein (conserved hypothetical protein): MVTVKPLLRKYPRDPRSHWRRWLRYWYIKVIRQEGTPEAIARGWACGVFAGSFPLFGLQTIIGLLLATTIQGNKLTAAAGTWVSNPFTYVPIFYFNFQVGEVFLGQATGFDETQLESWSELSVAGINFISTLFIGCAVVGFALAVGAYFLSLWLMYRWRSLRAARQAQRQQSPQPPKEHFCKK, from the coding sequence ATGGTCACTGTGAAACCCTTGCTTCGCAAATATCCTAGAGATCCGCGTTCCCATTGGCGCCGTTGGCTGCGGTATTGGTATATCAAAGTGATTCGCCAGGAAGGGACCCCGGAGGCGATCGCCAGGGGCTGGGCCTGCGGAGTGTTTGCCGGGAGCTTCCCCCTCTTTGGCCTACAGACGATTATTGGTCTCCTGTTGGCCACAACTATCCAAGGCAATAAGCTCACTGCCGCAGCGGGCACTTGGGTGAGTAATCCTTTCACCTATGTACCGATTTTTTATTTCAACTTCCAAGTGGGAGAGGTTTTCCTCGGTCAGGCAACGGGTTTTGATGAAACCCAATTGGAGTCGTGGTCAGAACTCAGCGTCGCAGGGATCAACTTCATTAGCACCCTGTTCATCGGTTGTGCGGTGGTAGGATTCGCTTTGGCAGTGGGGGCATATTTTCTCTCCCTCTGGTTGATGTACCGTTGGCGATCACTCCGGGCTGCTCGCCAAGCCCAACGACAACAATCCCCCCAGCCCCCAAAGGAGCATTTTTGCAAAAAATAA
- the petF_5 gene encoding ferredoxin (2Fe-2S): protein MTTTYKVEIKHRGNTYTIDVPDDQTILDAAHANNIDLPTSCSAGVCTTCAALITEGSVSREEGIGLSPELQDEGYALLCVAYPRSDVKLESDKEEMVYDRQFGKSA from the coding sequence ATGACCACCACCTATAAAGTTGAGATTAAACACCGTGGCAACACCTACACCATCGACGTTCCAGACGATCAAACGATCCTTGATGCTGCCCACGCCAACAATATCGATCTCCCCACTTCCTGCAGTGCTGGGGTTTGTACCACCTGTGCCGCATTGATCACCGAAGGGAGTGTCAGCCGAGAAGAGGGCATTGGTCTTTCGCCAGAACTGCAAGACGAAGGCTATGCGCTCCTTTGTGTCGCCTACCCCCGCTCCGATGTCAAGCTAGAATCAGATAAGGAAGAAATGGTCTACGATCGCCAGTTTGGTAAGAGTGCCTAA
- a CDS encoding FtsW/RodA/SpoVE family protein: MFRRSQRRHPFKTYIVDPLTNAIAPWWGIDWWLMSVTVGLTILAGLAIRSAQLNIGSTDWWQHWVTGGVGLGICLAIARVRFQTLVLSHWLIYGLSIISLIAVFFIGVTANGAQSWINIAGFHVQPSEFAKVSLILSLAATLHQETADRLPMLFKVFVIAAIPGCLILLQDLGTSLVFGAITLGMLYWANANFGWIVLIVSPIVSAILFGVAFPVWVIWFLLMGLTAWLTLPYRWLSTVGVMLGNAISGVGAGILWNMLQPYQKNRITLFLNPEQDALGGGYHLIQSRIAIGSGQLWGSGLYNGSQTQLNYVPEQHTDFIFSVIGEELGFIGAITVVFLFWLLCLRLIRIACKTEDNFGSLIAVGVLSMVLFQVLVNVGMTIGIAPITGIPLPWLSYGRSSLLTNFIAIGLVQSVANRTR, from the coding sequence ATGTTTCGCCGCTCCCAACGCCGTCACCCTTTTAAAACCTATATTGTCGACCCCTTAACCAATGCCATTGCCCCCTGGTGGGGCATTGATTGGTGGCTGATGAGTGTCACCGTCGGCCTCACAATTTTGGCTGGTTTGGCCATTCGTAGCGCTCAACTCAACATCGGCTCTACCGATTGGTGGCAACATTGGGTCACGGGTGGTGTCGGCCTGGGTATTTGTTTGGCGATCGCCCGTGTACGCTTCCAAACACTGGTCCTGAGCCATTGGTTAATTTATGGTCTCAGTATTATTTCTCTGATTGCTGTTTTCTTTATCGGGGTCACCGCCAATGGTGCCCAAAGCTGGATTAACATTGCAGGCTTCCATGTACAGCCCTCAGAATTTGCCAAGGTCAGTCTTATCCTGTCCCTAGCGGCGACCCTCCACCAGGAAACTGCTGACCGTCTGCCTATGCTGTTCAAGGTTTTTGTCATCGCTGCCATTCCTGGCTGTCTTATCTTGCTGCAAGATTTGGGGACTTCCCTTGTCTTTGGGGCAATCACCTTGGGGATGCTCTACTGGGCTAACGCCAATTTTGGCTGGATTGTGCTGATCGTTTCCCCCATTGTCTCAGCAATTCTGTTTGGGGTTGCTTTTCCTGTGTGGGTCATCTGGTTCCTGCTGATGGGACTGACGGCTTGGCTCACTCTCCCCTACCGGTGGTTGAGTACTGTAGGGGTAATGCTGGGTAATGCGATCTCGGGGGTGGGGGCCGGAATTCTTTGGAATATGTTGCAGCCCTACCAAAAAAATCGCATCACCCTCTTTCTGAATCCTGAACAAGATGCCCTTGGGGGCGGCTATCACCTGATCCAATCGCGCATTGCCATTGGTTCGGGTCAACTTTGGGGCAGCGGCCTTTACAACGGCTCCCAAACCCAGTTGAACTATGTCCCAGAACAACACACGGATTTTATTTTTTCGGTCATTGGTGAAGAGCTCGGCTTTATCGGGGCGATCACTGTGGTGTTTTTATTTTGGTTGCTTTGTCTCCGGCTGATCCGAATCGCCTGTAAAACCGAAGATAATTTTGGGTCGCTCATCGCCGTTGGTGTCCTGTCCATGGTTTTATTTCAAGTGTTGGTCAATGTGGGGATGACGATTGGTATTGCGCCCATTACCGGGATTCCTCTGCCGTGGCTCAGCTATGGCCGCTCATCCCTCCTGACAAACTTTATTGCAATTGGCCTGGTACAATCGGTCGCTAATCGCACCCGTTAG
- a CDS encoding hypothetical protein (conserved hypothetical membrane protein), with protein sequence MYNGNTKKDYIQAGLVAGLGAGVATSFAVGQGQHPAIALAITLMASGFAMLCHRYDLI encoded by the coding sequence ATGTATAACGGCAATACAAAAAAAGACTATATCCAAGCGGGTCTCGTGGCTGGTTTAGGGGCTGGGGTGGCGACATCCTTCGCGGTGGGCCAAGGGCAACATCCGGCGATCGCCCTGGCAATTACCTTAATGGCATCTGGGTTTGCGATGCTTTGTCACCGCTACGACTTGATCTAA
- the desC gene encoding delta-9 acyl-lipid desaturase, whose product MTAATSQKLPLDWTTIIYFSLIHIVALLAFLPGNFSWQAVGVFLLFHWITGGIGITLGFHRLVSHRSFEVPKWLEYFLIFCGTLACQGGPIDWIGLHRIHHKYSDNTPDPHDSNKGFWWSHIGWMLFEIPARKDIDRYIKDIKDDPFYQFCQKYMVLIQVALGLALYGWGEAWVGNGWSFVIWGIFLRLAVVFHCTWFVNSATHKFGYKSHESDDHSKNCWWVALVTYGEGWHNNHHAYQYSARHGLNWWEIDMTWMTIRFLQLLGFAKNIRLAPTK is encoded by the coding sequence ATGACTGCTGCCACTTCCCAAAAACTCCCCCTAGATTGGACAACCATTATCTATTTCAGTCTGATCCACATCGTCGCCTTGCTCGCATTCCTGCCCGGTAACTTTAGTTGGCAGGCCGTTGGGGTTTTCCTCCTCTTCCACTGGATTACCGGCGGTATTGGCATTACCCTCGGCTTCCACCGCTTGGTTTCCCACCGCAGCTTTGAAGTACCAAAGTGGCTTGAGTATTTCTTGATCTTCTGCGGTACCCTCGCCTGCCAAGGGGGGCCAATCGACTGGATTGGGCTACACCGAATTCACCACAAATATTCGGATAACACCCCTGATCCCCATGATTCCAATAAGGGTTTTTGGTGGAGTCACATCGGTTGGATGCTTTTTGAAATCCCGGCGCGAAAGGATATTGACCGCTACATCAAAGACATTAAGGATGATCCCTTCTACCAGTTTTGCCAGAAGTACATGGTACTCATTCAGGTAGCTTTGGGTCTGGCCCTCTATGGCTGGGGTGAGGCTTGGGTCGGTAACGGCTGGTCTTTTGTAATTTGGGGAATTTTTCTCCGCTTGGCAGTAGTTTTTCACTGTACTTGGTTCGTCAACAGTGCCACCCACAAGTTTGGCTACAAAAGCCATGAATCCGACGACCACTCAAAAAATTGCTGGTGGGTTGCCCTCGTCACCTATGGTGAAGGCTGGCACAATAATCACCATGCCTATCAATACTCCGCCCGCCACGGCCTGAATTGGTGGGAAATTGATATGACCTGGATGACCATCCGTTTTCTACAGTTACTCGGTTTTGCAAAGAATATCCGTCTTGCCCCTACGAAGTAG